From the genome of Nakamurella flavida, one region includes:
- a CDS encoding UPF0182 family protein, whose amino-acid sequence MAMRPNIGVPAMSRRAKRVLIALVSLAVLAVLWLQFVGVFVDWLWFREAGFNEVFTTQVLTRVVLFAIAAVLAGGVVFLSVLMAYRSRPVFVPTGEVDPLAPYRILVTSRPKLFSIGLSVAVGLICGLSAQANWQTVQLFLHGGNFGTVDAEFGHDVGFYVFKLPFIQLILGWAFAGIVLAFVAVALLQYLFGGLRLSGPGRRITSQAALQLSLLVGAFVLVKAVQYWFDRYALLFSNRGGTFTGASYTDVNAVLPAKIILMVIAAICAVGFFVGAFLRSIKLPAIALALLVLSSVLIGGVWPLILQQVVVNPNAITREPEYIQHNIDATRAAYDIQDDQINYVSYDAQLTGDPRAVVSDNETVPNARILDPNILSPTFIQQQQLENFYGFPDQLSVDRYTVNGVTKDYVVAARELNAAGLAENQRNWINEHLVFTHGNGFVAAPANTVANGYPDYTVSDLSRQGDIPVTEPRIYYGQLTTDYAIVGAEPGGTPREFDTRTTNYTYTGAGGVGLGNIFQRLVFATEYGDANFLFSSEINGNSKILYNRDPQERVRKAAPFLTVDTKPYPAVVSGRIVWIVDAYTTAQNYPYSQNVTLSEATNNSLTERGAAQGQLPEQVSYIRNSVKATVDAYDGTVTLYSTDDADPVLNAWEGVFPDLIKPSSDVSEELRSHFRYPQDLFEVQRSLLVKYHVGNPVEFFNNAGFWRVPNDPTVSDTVVAPQPPYYLQVQVPGEEGSRFELTSVLTGFQREFMSAYVSANSDPDDYGKLTVLRLPTDTQTPGPSQVQQLFKTTQEISSLVVLATQQNNSRVIFGNLLTLPVNNGLLYVQPLYIQGQQATTSYPQLSRVLVWYAGRVGVGETLAAALTNAASKAPVQTPDTADGATTPPQTLPTDTGTTSSSSTATLTPPADAGAALAALDAASAELETAKTSGDLAQIGAASARLEQAVNDYLALAGTSLSAAPQTPTTSAGG is encoded by the coding sequence GTGGCCATGAGGCCCAACATCGGCGTACCCGCGATGTCCCGCCGAGCCAAGCGGGTACTGATCGCGCTGGTCTCCCTGGCCGTTCTGGCCGTGCTCTGGCTGCAGTTCGTCGGCGTCTTCGTCGACTGGCTGTGGTTCCGCGAGGCCGGGTTCAACGAGGTCTTCACCACGCAGGTCCTCACCCGTGTGGTGCTGTTCGCGATCGCCGCCGTCCTGGCCGGCGGAGTGGTTTTCCTCTCCGTACTGATGGCGTACCGGTCCCGACCGGTCTTCGTCCCGACCGGTGAGGTGGATCCGCTCGCGCCCTATCGGATCCTGGTCACCTCCCGTCCCAAGCTGTTCTCCATCGGCCTCTCCGTGGCCGTCGGCCTGATCTGCGGGCTGTCCGCCCAGGCCAACTGGCAGACCGTCCAGCTGTTCCTGCACGGCGGGAACTTCGGCACCGTGGACGCGGAGTTCGGCCACGACGTCGGCTTCTACGTCTTCAAGCTCCCGTTCATCCAGCTCATCCTGGGCTGGGCCTTCGCCGGCATCGTCCTTGCGTTCGTCGCTGTGGCGCTCCTGCAGTACCTCTTCGGCGGGCTCCGCCTGTCCGGGCCGGGCCGCCGCATCACCTCGCAGGCCGCACTCCAGCTCTCGCTCCTGGTGGGTGCGTTCGTCCTGGTCAAGGCGGTGCAGTACTGGTTCGACCGGTACGCGCTGCTGTTCTCCAACCGGGGCGGCACCTTCACCGGTGCGTCCTACACCGACGTGAACGCGGTGCTGCCGGCCAAGATCATCCTGATGGTCATCGCCGCCATCTGCGCGGTGGGTTTCTTCGTGGGGGCGTTCCTGCGGTCCATCAAGCTGCCGGCGATCGCGCTGGCGCTGCTGGTGCTGTCCAGCGTGCTCATCGGTGGCGTCTGGCCGTTGATCCTGCAGCAGGTCGTCGTCAACCCGAACGCCATCACCCGGGAGCCGGAGTACATCCAGCACAACATCGACGCGACCCGGGCGGCCTACGACATCCAGGACGACCAGATCAACTACGTGTCCTACGACGCGCAGCTGACCGGTGACCCGCGTGCGGTCGTCTCCGACAACGAGACGGTGCCCAACGCCCGGATCCTGGACCCCAACATCCTCTCGCCCACCTTCATCCAGCAGCAGCAGCTGGAGAACTTCTACGGGTTCCCCGACCAGCTCTCCGTGGATCGCTACACCGTGAACGGCGTGACCAAGGACTACGTGGTCGCCGCCCGTGAGCTCAACGCCGCCGGCCTCGCCGAGAACCAGCGCAACTGGATCAACGAGCACCTCGTCTTCACCCACGGCAACGGGTTCGTGGCCGCCCCGGCCAACACCGTGGCCAACGGGTACCCCGACTACACGGTGTCCGACCTCTCCCGGCAGGGCGACATCCCGGTCACCGAGCCGCGGATCTACTACGGCCAGCTCACCACCGACTACGCCATCGTCGGCGCCGAGCCGGGCGGCACTCCGCGCGAGTTCGACACCCGGACGACGAATTACACCTACACCGGCGCCGGTGGTGTGGGCCTGGGCAACATCTTCCAGCGCCTGGTCTTCGCCACCGAGTACGGCGACGCCAACTTCCTGTTCTCCTCGGAGATCAACGGCAACTCCAAGATCCTGTACAACCGGGATCCCCAGGAGCGGGTCCGCAAGGCCGCCCCGTTCCTGACCGTGGACACCAAGCCGTACCCGGCGGTGGTCAGCGGCCGCATCGTCTGGATCGTGGACGCGTACACCACCGCGCAGAACTACCCGTACTCGCAGAACGTCACGCTGTCGGAGGCGACGAACAACTCGCTGACCGAGCGGGGCGCCGCGCAGGGCCAGCTGCCCGAGCAGGTCTCGTACATCCGTAACTCGGTGAAGGCCACCGTCGACGCCTACGACGGCACGGTCACCCTCTACTCCACCGACGACGCCGATCCGGTGCTCAACGCCTGGGAGGGAGTGTTCCCGGATCTGATCAAGCCGTCCTCGGACGTCTCGGAGGAACTGCGGTCGCACTTCCGCTACCCCCAGGACCTGTTCGAGGTGCAGCGCTCGCTGTTGGTGAAGTACCACGTGGGCAACCCGGTCGAGTTCTTCAACAACGCCGGGTTCTGGCGGGTCCCCAACGACCCGACGGTCAGCGACACCGTGGTGGCTCCGCAGCCGCCGTACTACCTGCAGGTGCAGGTACCGGGCGAGGAGGGCTCGCGGTTCGAGCTGACCAGCGTGCTCACCGGATTCCAGCGGGAGTTCATGAGCGCCTACGTCAGTGCGAACTCCGATCCGGACGACTACGGCAAGCTGACCGTGCTCCGGCTGCCGACCGACACGCAGACGCCGGGTCCGTCGCAGGTGCAGCAGTTGTTCAAGACCACCCAGGAGATCAGCTCGCTGGTCGTGCTGGCCACCCAGCAGAACAACTCACGGGTCATCTTCGGCAACCTGCTGACCCTGCCGGTGAACAACGGCCTGCTGTACGTGCAGCCGCTGTACATCCAGGGTCAGCAGGCGACCACCTCCTACCCGCAGCTCAGCCGCGTCCTGGTCTGGTACGCCGGCCGGGTCGGGGTGGGGGAGACGTTGGCCGCGGCGTTGACCAACGCCGCGTCCAAGGCGCCGGTGCAGACCCCGGACACCGCCGATGGGGCCACCACACCGCCGCAGACCCTGCCCACGGACACCGGGACCACGTCGTCGTCGTCCACGGCGACGTTGACCCCGCCGGCCGACGCGGGTGCGGCGCTGGCCGCCCTGGACGCGGCGTCCGCGGAGTTGGAGACGGCGAAGACCTCGGGTGACCTGGCCCAGATCGGTGCGGCCAGTGCCCGTCTGGAGCAGGCGGTGAACGACTACCTGGCGTTGGCCGGCACCTCGCTCTCCGCGGCGCCGCAGACCCCGACGACGAGTGCCGGCGGCTGA
- a CDS encoding zinc-dependent metalloprotease: MTNLPFGFNSGDEDPDGNPRPGPGQGPGGFDMGQLGSMLSQLGQMMSQAGASNQTGPVNFDLARRMATAQMPASHPASAVDVRQVTEAVQLAEVWLDGATALPAGARTITAWTPRQWVEATMPSWEKLCSPIAERVSKAWLEGLPEEARAQAGPLLAMMGSMGGMAFGSQLGQGLAQLSGEVLTSTDIGLPLGPDGTAALLPRSVAEFASALDLPEDQARLYLATREAAHHRLYAGVPWLRGRVLDLIGAYAGAISVDFSAVEDMASSIDPSDPASIEALLGQGMFEPKITPGQQVTMERLETLLALVEGWVDTVVAEAVGDRLPGAGALRETLRRRRATGGPAEQTFATLIGLEMRPRRLRAAADLWRELGVSRGVEGRDALWSHPDLLPSSADLDDPRGFIDRDKQFSELLAGLEDLPDADALAANDPTGGTPPTDASTTSTDTTEAPDEDGPAAAGGSARPV, from the coding sequence ATGACGAATCTCCCGTTCGGTTTCAACTCCGGCGACGAGGATCCCGACGGGAACCCGCGACCCGGCCCCGGCCAGGGACCGGGCGGGTTCGACATGGGACAGCTCGGCTCGATGCTCTCGCAGCTCGGCCAGATGATGTCCCAGGCGGGGGCGAGCAACCAGACCGGTCCGGTGAACTTCGACCTGGCCCGGCGCATGGCGACGGCCCAGATGCCGGCCTCGCACCCGGCGTCCGCGGTCGACGTCCGGCAGGTCACCGAGGCGGTCCAGCTCGCCGAGGTGTGGCTGGACGGCGCCACCGCCCTGCCGGCCGGCGCCCGCACCATCACCGCCTGGACGCCGCGCCAGTGGGTCGAGGCCACGATGCCGTCCTGGGAGAAGCTCTGCTCCCCCATCGCCGAGCGGGTCTCCAAGGCCTGGCTCGAGGGTCTGCCCGAGGAGGCCCGGGCCCAGGCCGGCCCGCTGCTCGCGATGATGGGCTCGATGGGCGGCATGGCCTTCGGCTCGCAGCTCGGTCAGGGTCTGGCGCAGCTGTCCGGTGAGGTCCTGACCTCCACCGACATCGGGCTGCCGCTCGGCCCCGACGGCACGGCCGCGCTGCTCCCCCGGTCGGTGGCCGAGTTCGCGTCCGCCCTCGACCTCCCCGAGGACCAGGCCCGGCTGTACCTGGCCACCCGGGAAGCCGCCCACCACCGCCTGTACGCGGGGGTGCCGTGGCTGCGCGGGCGGGTGCTCGATCTCATCGGCGCCTACGCCGGGGCGATCTCGGTGGACTTCTCGGCCGTGGAGGACATGGCGTCGTCGATCGACCCGTCCGACCCCGCCAGCATCGAGGCGCTGCTCGGCCAGGGCATGTTCGAGCCCAAGATCACCCCGGGCCAGCAGGTCACCATGGAGCGTCTGGAGACCCTGCTCGCGCTGGTCGAGGGCTGGGTGGACACCGTGGTGGCCGAGGCCGTCGGTGACCGCCTGCCGGGAGCCGGCGCCCTGCGCGAGACGCTCCGCCGCCGCCGGGCCACCGGCGGTCCCGCGGAGCAGACGTTCGCCACCCTGATCGGCCTGGAGATGCGCCCCCGGCGACTGCGCGCGGCGGCCGACCTGTGGCGCGAGCTCGGCGTCTCGCGGGGCGTCGAGGGGCGTGACGCGCTGTGGTCGCACCCCGATCTGCTGCCGTCCTCCGCCGACCTGGACGACCCGCGCGGATTCATCGACCGCGACAAGCAGTTCAGCGAGTTGCTCGCCGGCCTGGAGGACCTGCCGGACGCCGACGCACTGGCCGCGAACGACCCGACGGGGGGGACTCCGCCCACGGATGCCTCGACCACCTCGACGGACACCACCGAGGCACCGGACGAGGACGGTCCGGCCGCCGCCGGCGGATCCGCCCGCCCGGTCTGA
- the mgrA gene encoding L-glyceraldehyde 3-phosphate reductase encodes MTYLAAADRYDDPSAMPYRRTGGSGLVLPALSLGLWHNFGDVDRFQTQRDILRRAFDKGVTHFDLANNYGPPYGSAEENFGRHMAQDFRPYRDELIISSKAGYDMWPGPYGNGGSRKYLLSSLDQSLTRMGLDYVDIFYSHRADPDTPLEETMGALHTAVTSGRALYAGISSYSPERTRRAAAILADLGTPLLIHQPSYSMVNRWVEEELLDTLGDLGVGMIAFSPLAQGMLTDRYLDGIPDGSRAAKGSSLSPDLLTDTALEHIRRLNEIAGRRGQTLAQLALSWALRDSRVTSVLIGASSVKQLDDNLAAVQTPGMTEFSAEELAEIDGHAVEAGIDLWKPSSSV; translated from the coding sequence ATGACCTACCTCGCGGCAGCCGACCGTTACGACGACCCCTCCGCCATGCCCTACCGCCGGACCGGGGGCAGCGGACTCGTGCTCCCGGCGCTGTCGCTCGGCCTGTGGCACAACTTCGGGGACGTCGACCGCTTCCAGACCCAGCGCGACATCCTGCGCCGGGCCTTCGACAAGGGCGTCACCCACTTCGATCTCGCCAACAACTACGGGCCGCCCTACGGCAGTGCCGAGGAGAACTTCGGCCGGCACATGGCCCAGGACTTCCGGCCCTACCGCGACGAGCTGATCATCTCGTCCAAGGCGGGCTACGACATGTGGCCGGGGCCCTACGGCAACGGCGGGTCCCGCAAGTACCTGTTGTCCTCGCTGGACCAGTCCCTGACCCGGATGGGCCTGGACTACGTCGACATCTTCTACTCCCACCGCGCCGACCCGGACACCCCGCTCGAGGAGACCATGGGTGCGCTGCACACCGCGGTGACCTCCGGTCGGGCGCTGTACGCCGGCATCTCGTCCTACTCCCCGGAGCGGACGCGTCGGGCCGCGGCCATCCTGGCCGACCTCGGCACACCGCTGCTCATCCACCAGCCGTCGTACTCGATGGTCAACCGGTGGGTGGAGGAGGAACTGCTGGACACCCTGGGCGATCTGGGCGTCGGCATGATCGCGTTCTCGCCGTTGGCCCAGGGCATGTTGACCGACCGCTACCTGGACGGCATCCCTGACGGGAGCCGGGCGGCCAAGGGATCCAGCCTGTCGCCGGACCTGCTCACCGACACCGCCCTGGAGCACATCCGTCGGCTGAACGAGATCGCCGGACGCCGCGGGCAGACCCTGGCCCAGCTCGCGCTGTCCTGGGCCCTCCGGGACTCCCGGGTCACCTCCGTCCTCATCGGCGCCTCGTCGGTGAAGCAGCTCGACGACAACCTGGCCGCCGTCCAGACCCCCGGGATGACCGAGTTCAGCGCCGAAGAGCTGGCGGAGATCGACGGTCACGCCGTCGAGGCCGGCATCGATCTCTGGAAGCCGTCCAGCTCGGTCTGA
- the recC gene encoding exodeoxyribonuclease V subunit gamma: MSLFVHRAVRADALVSGLADLLAVPLPDPFAQEVVAVPARGVERWVTQQLSLSLGRSDGRADGVCAAVSFPTPAAIVASASGLTDPHGIQLDPWSPDRLVWTVLDVLDEDVLGPGADPSWCPTLARHLGAGPDDGQGEWAGDERLGRRYSVARRLAGLFDRYALHRPEMLAAWAAGPPGTQPDSDGRGAALPVDLRWQSELWRRVRARVPGPDPVRRAADALARLRADPVSVDLPGRLSVFGVTRLPAAHIAVLSAVAVHRDVHLWLTHPSPTLWDALAGCAPGGPVRRRDDASVGLVRNPLLSSLGRDARELQVALAGVDTVDVPPAAVPDVPPTGTLLARLQHSLAGDRPPGGGAGTEPLDRGDRTVQVHACHGPARQVEVLREVLVGLLDDDASLQPRDIVVMCPDIEVYAPLIGAAFGMADVVDGGHPAHRLRVRLADRALRQTNPLLGLAGRLLTLAEGRMTASDLLDLAAAAPVRRRFRFDEDELDQIAEWVAQANVRWGVDAADRARYGLAAFGQNTWRTGLDRVLLGVGMADQDHRWLGLALPLDDVGSNDVDLAGRLAEMVDRAASARTELTGAHPLAHWLTVLGEAVESLGSVADADLWQVAELRRELAAVTQEAGDRAGRVVLRPADVRALLDRRLGGRPTRANFRTGTLTVCTMVPMRSVPHRVICLVGLDDGIFPRGAGVDGDDVLARDPVTGERDPRGEDRQLLLDALQAATDHVVITYTGADERTGAVLPPAVPVGEILDALDDLGSTADGRPVREQVLVRHPLQPFDRRNFLPGALGRPGPFSFDATAWAGAEAAAGERRAVADFLPRPLPARVAGDVELADVIDVLTHPARGFLRRRLDVLATADRGEPSDDWTVELDALERWAVGDRILRDRLAGVDEATCRQTEWRRGTLPPGPLGAGVLAGILNQVEPLVDGTALLRAEPRRTVDVSVTLDGGRELRGSVPDVYGDTVVSVGFSALSVKQRLRAWISLCALCAGRSGTAWTAVSVGRGSGGIPARSSLPTLDRATAERRLTELVELHDLMLTEPLPMALKTSAAYHAARARGIAEAEARRRAANAWAGDKFPGEDADPAHVRIWGPSAPFELLTLAPPSPLGASTGEPHRFAELAGRWFDGLFGAEQLGIL, translated from the coding sequence GTGAGCCTCTTCGTGCACCGGGCCGTCCGGGCCGACGCCCTGGTCTCGGGGCTGGCCGACCTCCTCGCCGTCCCCCTGCCCGACCCCTTCGCCCAGGAGGTCGTCGCCGTTCCCGCCCGCGGGGTGGAACGGTGGGTCACCCAGCAGCTGTCCCTCTCCCTCGGGCGCAGTGACGGCCGGGCCGATGGCGTCTGCGCGGCGGTCAGCTTTCCCACGCCCGCCGCGATCGTGGCTTCCGCGTCGGGACTGACCGACCCGCACGGGATCCAGCTCGACCCCTGGTCCCCGGACCGCCTGGTCTGGACGGTGCTCGACGTCCTGGACGAGGACGTGCTCGGCCCGGGTGCCGATCCCTCGTGGTGTCCCACCCTCGCCCGTCACCTCGGCGCCGGTCCGGACGACGGTCAGGGGGAGTGGGCCGGCGACGAGCGGCTGGGTCGCCGGTACTCCGTCGCCCGCCGATTGGCCGGCCTCTTCGACCGGTACGCCCTGCACCGCCCGGAGATGCTCGCCGCGTGGGCCGCCGGCCCACCGGGGACGCAACCGGACTCCGACGGTCGCGGAGCGGCGCTCCCGGTCGACCTGCGCTGGCAGAGCGAGCTGTGGCGCCGGGTCCGAGCGCGGGTGCCGGGGCCGGACCCGGTGCGACGAGCGGCGGACGCTCTGGCCCGGCTGCGCGCCGACCCGGTGTCGGTGGACCTCCCGGGCCGGCTCAGTGTCTTCGGGGTGACCCGCCTACCCGCCGCCCACATCGCCGTCCTGTCCGCCGTGGCCGTCCATCGGGATGTGCACCTGTGGCTCACCCATCCCTCGCCGACCCTGTGGGATGCCCTCGCGGGCTGCGCGCCCGGCGGCCCGGTCCGGCGTCGGGACGACGCGAGTGTCGGCCTGGTCCGCAACCCCCTGTTGTCCTCGCTGGGTCGGGACGCCCGCGAGCTGCAGGTCGCCCTGGCCGGCGTGGACACGGTGGACGTCCCACCGGCGGCGGTCCCGGACGTCCCGCCGACCGGCACTCTGCTCGCGCGCCTGCAGCACTCGCTGGCCGGTGACCGCCCACCGGGTGGTGGGGCCGGCACGGAACCCCTGGACCGGGGCGACCGGACCGTCCAGGTGCACGCCTGCCACGGCCCCGCCCGCCAGGTGGAGGTGCTGCGCGAGGTGCTGGTGGGGCTCCTGGACGACGACGCCTCGCTACAGCCGCGGGACATCGTCGTCATGTGCCCGGACATCGAGGTCTACGCACCGCTCATCGGAGCCGCCTTCGGGATGGCGGACGTGGTGGACGGCGGGCACCCCGCCCACCGGCTCCGGGTCCGGCTCGCCGACCGGGCGCTGCGGCAGACCAACCCCCTGCTCGGTCTGGCCGGGCGCCTGCTGACCCTCGCCGAGGGGCGGATGACCGCGTCGGACCTGCTCGATCTGGCCGCCGCCGCCCCGGTCCGCCGCCGCTTCCGGTTCGACGAGGACGAGCTCGACCAGATCGCGGAATGGGTGGCGCAGGCGAACGTCCGCTGGGGCGTGGACGCCGCCGACCGCGCCCGCTACGGCCTCGCGGCGTTCGGCCAGAACACCTGGCGCACCGGGTTGGACCGGGTGCTGCTGGGGGTCGGCATGGCCGACCAGGACCACCGCTGGCTCGGTCTGGCCCTGCCCCTGGACGACGTCGGCAGCAACGACGTCGACCTGGCGGGCCGACTGGCCGAGATGGTCGACCGGGCCGCGAGCGCGCGGACCGAGCTGACCGGCGCCCACCCCCTGGCCCACTGGTTGACGGTGCTGGGCGAGGCGGTCGAGAGCCTGGGCAGCGTGGCCGATGCCGACCTGTGGCAGGTGGCCGAGCTACGGCGGGAACTCGCCGCCGTCACGCAGGAGGCCGGTGACCGGGCCGGCCGGGTGGTGCTGCGTCCGGCCGACGTCCGGGCCCTGCTCGATCGCCGACTCGGCGGTCGGCCGACCCGGGCGAACTTCCGGACCGGCACCCTGACGGTCTGCACCATGGTGCCGATGCGGTCCGTGCCCCACCGGGTGATCTGCCTGGTCGGACTCGACGACGGGATCTTCCCGCGGGGCGCGGGCGTGGACGGCGACGACGTGCTCGCCCGCGACCCGGTGACGGGGGAGCGGGACCCCCGCGGGGAGGACCGTCAGCTGCTGCTGGACGCCCTGCAGGCGGCCACCGATCACGTGGTGATCACCTACACCGGGGCCGACGAGCGCACCGGAGCGGTGCTCCCCCCGGCCGTCCCGGTCGGCGAGATCCTGGACGCCCTCGACGATCTCGGCTCGACCGCGGACGGCCGTCCGGTCCGCGAGCAGGTGCTGGTCCGGCACCCGTTGCAACCCTTCGACCGCCGCAACTTCCTGCCCGGGGCGCTGGGACGACCGGGTCCGTTCAGCTTCGACGCCACGGCGTGGGCGGGCGCGGAGGCCGCGGCCGGGGAGCGGCGGGCAGTGGCGGACTTCCTGCCCCGTCCGCTCCCCGCCCGGGTCGCCGGCGACGTCGAACTCGCCGATGTGATCGACGTGCTCACCCACCCCGCCCGCGGGTTCCTCCGCCGCCGGCTGGACGTGCTGGCCACGGCCGATCGCGGCGAGCCGTCGGACGACTGGACCGTCGAACTGGACGCGCTGGAGCGGTGGGCGGTCGGTGACCGCATCCTGCGCGACCGGTTGGCCGGGGTCGACGAGGCGACGTGTCGGCAGACCGAGTGGCGTCGGGGCACGCTGCCACCCGGCCCGCTGGGGGCCGGTGTGCTGGCCGGCATCCTGAACCAGGTCGAGCCGCTGGTGGACGGCACAGCCCTGTTGCGTGCCGAGCCCCGCCGGACGGTCGACGTGTCGGTCACCCTGGACGGCGGGCGCGAGCTGCGTGGCAGCGTTCCTGACGTCTACGGCGACACGGTCGTCTCCGTCGGGTTCTCCGCTCTCTCGGTGAAACAGCGCCTGCGTGCGTGGATCTCGCTGTGCGCGCTGTGTGCGGGCCGATCCGGGACGGCATGGACGGCGGTCAGCGTGGGGCGTGGGTCGGGGGGCATCCCCGCCCGTTCGTCCCTGCCGACCCTGGACCGGGCCACCGCGGAACGCAGACTGACCGAGCTGGTCGAGCTCCACGACCTCATGCTCACCGAGCCGTTGCCGATGGCGCTGAAGACCTCGGCGGCCTATCACGCGGCCCGGGCGCGGGGGATCGCCGAGGCCGAGGCCCGCCGGCGGGCCGCCAACGCCTGGGCCGGCGACAAGTTCCCGGGGGAGGACGCCGACCCCGCGCACGTCCGCATCTGGGGGCCGTCCGCGCCGTTCGAGCTGCTCACCCTGGCCCCGCCCTCCCCGCTGGGGGCGTCGACCGGCGAGCCGCACCGATTCGCCGAGCTGGCCGGTCGGTGGTTCGACGGCCTGTTCGGGGCCGAACAGCTGGGCATCCTGTGA
- a CDS encoding YlbL family protein: protein MSALSRMSLRGRTLVVGSAAAAVLVAAAAAIPVPYVALGPGETFNTLTAVDGVPVISLSGPGVPASADEAAPAEAHLNMTTVSVLSGVSLFQALGMWASGDYAVVPREDIFPPDQTVEQVNEANAQLFSDSQSAAEIAALTYLDYPEVVYAGTIPDDSPSAGVLQPQDRIVAVDGAAVTDAASLRAALAGTTPGQTVQIGVLREADAPTGGSGASATGGSSTASTPESSTADPSTTDSSTADPTTPESSAAGDTAGTPTTAPDGTAETELTVPVTLAANAEVGTQGFLGILPQERPQAPFTIDISLANIGGPSAGLMFTLGIIDKLTPGDLTDGRFIAGTGTMEVTDDKATVGPIGGILLKMIAAREAGAGVFLVPAANCTEALTQVPDGLQLVKVGSLDEAMQALTTLSQGGVPAGC, encoded by the coding sequence ATGAGCGCCCTCTCCCGGATGAGCCTGCGCGGCCGCACGTTGGTCGTCGGCTCCGCGGCTGCCGCCGTCCTCGTCGCCGCCGCTGCGGCGATCCCCGTCCCGTACGTGGCCCTGGGCCCGGGCGAGACCTTCAACACGCTGACCGCGGTGGACGGGGTACCGGTGATCAGCCTGTCCGGTCCGGGAGTGCCGGCCTCCGCCGACGAGGCCGCGCCCGCCGAGGCCCACCTCAACATGACCACGGTGTCGGTGTTGAGCGGGGTGTCGCTGTTCCAGGCCCTGGGCATGTGGGCCTCCGGCGACTACGCCGTCGTCCCGCGGGAGGACATCTTCCCGCCTGATCAGACGGTGGAGCAGGTCAACGAGGCCAACGCCCAGCTGTTCAGCGACTCCCAGTCCGCCGCCGAGATCGCCGCGCTGACCTACCTGGACTACCCCGAGGTGGTCTACGCCGGCACGATCCCGGACGACTCGCCCAGCGCAGGCGTGCTCCAGCCGCAGGACCGGATCGTGGCCGTCGACGGGGCCGCCGTCACCGACGCGGCGTCGCTGCGGGCCGCGCTGGCCGGGACCACACCGGGTCAGACGGTGCAGATCGGTGTGCTGCGCGAAGCGGACGCGCCGACCGGTGGATCCGGTGCCTCGGCGACCGGCGGATCCTCGACTGCGTCGACCCCGGAGTCCTCGACCGCGGACCCGTCGACCACCGACTCGTCGACCGCAGATCCGACGACCCCGGAGTCCTCCGCTGCGGGGGATACCGCCGGCACGCCGACCACCGCACCGGACGGGACCGCCGAGACCGAGTTGACGGTCCCGGTCACCCTCGCGGCCAACGCCGAGGTCGGGACGCAGGGCTTCCTCGGGATCCTTCCGCAGGAGCGCCCGCAGGCGCCCTTCACCATCGACATCTCGCTGGCGAACATCGGTGGCCCGTCCGCCGGTCTGATGTTCACCCTCGGGATCATCGACAAGCTCACCCCGGGCGACCTGACCGACGGTCGGTTCATCGCCGGCACCGGGACGATGGAGGTGACCGACGACAAGGCCACCGTCGGCCCGATCGGCGGGATCCTGCTCAAGATGATCGCCGCCCGGGAGGCCGGTGCCGGCGTCTTCCTGGTCCCCGCGGCGAACTGCACCGAGGCGCTGACCCAGGTGCCCGACGGGTTGCAGTTGGTCAAGGTCGGCTCGTTGGACGAGGCCATGCAGGCCCTCACCACCTTGTCGCAGGGCGGCGTCCCCGCCGGGTGCTGA
- a CDS encoding DUF5679 domain-containing protein, with product MAESYNGYCVKCKEKRDFDGEVHETNGRRMAKGTCPVCGTKMNRILGKA from the coding sequence ATGGCCGAGTCCTACAACGGTTACTGCGTCAAGTGCAAGGAGAAGCGCGACTTCGACGGTGAGGTCCACGAGACCAACGGTCGCCGGATGGCCAAGGGCACCTGCCCCGTCTGCGGCACCAAGATGAACCGCATCCTCGGCAAGGCCTGA
- a CDS encoding PPA1309 family protein: protein MAEVEEFAAAGGWDAAPQMFALVSTADLIAAQPQLAGLDAASVFTPIAQESLPEGELADALAQILWPPEVVGCVLVQEILVLPPSAAESLSEDPERAAGEAAKHPEKAEARLTAGVLRGMAGGACLLRLRGDHEQDPLRGADLAPHLLTALRATFED, encoded by the coding sequence GTGGCCGAGGTGGAGGAGTTCGCCGCGGCCGGCGGCTGGGACGCCGCGCCCCAGATGTTCGCCCTGGTGTCCACCGCGGACCTGATCGCCGCCCAACCCCAGCTGGCCGGCCTGGACGCAGCGTCCGTCTTCACTCCCATCGCGCAGGAGTCGCTGCCCGAGGGGGAACTCGCCGACGCGCTCGCCCAGATCCTGTGGCCGCCGGAGGTGGTCGGCTGCGTCCTGGTGCAGGAGATCCTGGTGCTGCCGCCGTCGGCAGCGGAATCGTTGTCCGAGGACCCCGAGCGGGCGGCGGGGGAAGCTGCGAAGCACCCGGAAAAGGCCGAGGCCCGGCTCACCGCAGGAGTGCTGCGGGGCATGGCCGGCGGCGCCTGCCTGCTCCGGCTGCGCGGCGACCACGAGCAGGACCCGCTGCGCGGGGCGGATCTCGCCCCGCACCTGCTCACCGCACTGCGGGCGACGTTCGAGGACTGA